The sequence below is a genomic window from Harmonia axyridis chromosome 1, icHarAxyr1.1, whole genome shotgun sequence.
GATTGGgatcttttcgattttttcaaaaaaataatattcaagaaTTTCAATTCCGTCAGAATATTTGTAGAAATATCAGTGGATTTCAAATAACCTTTTATCTACGCCACTGATAATATTGAAAacatgcaaaaattcaatttcaaaaaactgTGGCTGAGTTAATTTCCATcagaatttattttttccatcATTTACACACTGCATCTCTCAAGTGAAAATAACAAGGACCAATGTCTGCAGGAATTGTGTTCTTATTTTCAGTGGTTCtatccatcatttttttcttttactaTCTACCATAATGAAGAAAATCTAAATgcaaaaattcgagaaaaatacacatgaaaatgaaattgaacatCCCGAgtgcttttttcattttcttcctaAAAAATCATTAGCAATCAGTAAATAAGCCAAACAACTATTAATCAAGATTGCCatgttcaacaatttttttttgaatagtgCATTAAAACACTTAAGAGGGATATCTTCAAAACAACATTCCTTATAAGTTGTCTCAgtacatttttattttgatgaatcaAGTCGAATATAAATCTGCAAAATAAATAAACCTATTCTCTAATGGAAAATTTCttcctttcaaaaaaaaaaattgtttcattttctaatgttttttttatgtcCTTCGATAGATACAATGTTATTCTTACATTCTATGCTAACTCTACACCTTTCAGATACACTCATCCTATCTAAAAATGCATAATCTtctttaaatgaaaattttttcatattatcattattcgtattttgaaaattcactTCCTTCTTTTTACCAAATGATATTCCTAAAGAATTAAATGGTTTGGTAATGCTCAATTGATTATTATCTCTTTTGAAAGGTGTTGCTCTTAAGATATTTGAATTGATCTCCTCGGAATTGTTATTTTGTTCTTGAGGTCTAGAGTTGAAAGATTTTTCTGTATCTTTTGAATTCTTCTTTCTTCTGAGAAATGAGGAAGTGGATAACTTCAATCTTTTGAAATAACCGGAATTATTGTACTTGTTCACCACAGAATCTTTTTTATCTGGGTTTAATGACAAACTTGAATCAATTTGTTGTATTGATGTGAATACTGAATTATTTGATCTCATCGAATTAGAACTATTGTCTGTATCAGTATTGTAGTTGAGTTTATATCCAGAAATATAAGAATTATTATTCATTGCGGTGGAGAATATTAATTTATCTAGAAGACTGCGGATAGTGCGACAATATATATTTTCTTAGTATGCCGAAATCTGACCAATAAGAATCGAAGCAGCTGTTGTTATTTCCACAGATATCAGAATAATTCGCGCTTTTTTAAACTGTAGCTTGTTTATACACAAGTTCAGactgatttattatttatctttTAAATCAAcgcaattcatttcaaattcatcGATCTCAAGATTAATAGACATAGATAAATGAAGCATCGAGTAGAGAAATTTTCGTTTATGAGTTTAGGTTTTGTTTATCACATGATCCTAATATATGAAGATACGTATTTGCTTTTGCTAATTTAATTAAGTTTTCCGTGATAATTAATGTGGAATGAACAGGTGATACATTTATTAGTATTCTGTGAAATTCGTATTTTGTGATAATGATCCATAGAATTAATGaaactaataataaaatattattagttCGATGTAATGATCACAAAAAAAGCAATATATTAGTGTTCTGTGCTCTTGATATATAGCTTAATTATTATCTCTGTTCTAACCTTTATTTAGGCTAACATCTGTTATCTATCGTTTGTCTATGTCATAATAAGTTCCCGCGTCGTTCTGGCGGTTTATGTTATTGTGTACATTTTGAGccgaaagaaaatttttgttactcTCTCCTGCTATATCAATTTTGTATACCGGCATTTGTATTCAAAGTTTATTTATGTGTATGTGTAGtgcataatgaatgaaattaatatgGACGAACCAAATGCCAATTCCCCAAACAAGCATGAGTATTCCAGCAAAATCGGGCAGAGACGTAGAGCTCTTTTTCCCGAAGATGAGCCTCAAATTATGACTGCGGATGCCAATCCCTTGGGTATGAGCCCTTGTCgttttgaatatcaaaatatatcTAGGATTCGAAGTACTTCATTAATAGGAATGATACTAGATTcccctcaaaaaaaattaactatagATAATGCCGATACTAGTCCCTGTAAAAATACTAAAGAGGATGACTCTATTTCTTTCTCCACTCTATCTGCAATCCTCAAGACTCCAAATGATTCCAATACTTACTCCAAGGAGGCTCccaaaatatcaagaagaaaaagtGTAGGAGCATCATCTGACAAAGAGGATGTATCATGTAATAAAACTTCTAAAGTTAGGACTTCGCTTTTCCAAGACATTGGAATGACACTCTCTACAGAAAAGTTCTACTCGTCAAAAAACTCTGATCTAATTAAGAAGAAGTTGATATCACCATCTTTATCTCGATTCAAGAAACTGGATAaaccaaaacaaacaaaaaaccaacaaaaaaagatattctttggTCAAATAAATGCTGGAGTCAAACataaaataaagaagaaaattgaTAAATCTCCTAAAGTTTCTAAAGCTTCAGTATCTCATATTAAAACTTATAAAAGTGACCTAGTGGTTAAGTCTAAATTTGATGAATTCTTAAAGGATTTGGATGAAATCAACGAGAATAAAAAGGTGAAACTCATTCAAATGCCACAAAAGGATCAGAcaacttcagaaaaaaacacagaaaatacATTGAAAAGATCACATGATAATACTGAAGAACTTTCAAGTATAGTAGAAAACACAGAAAATACATTAAAAAGATCACTTGATGATACTGAGAAAGTTCCTAGCAAGAAATTCAAAAGTTCAGAGTCAAATTCGGTGAATCCATATGTAGATACTGATTTCGAAGTCCTAGAGGAAGAAATCACTGTGCCAATTGAGAGCATCCTTGATAGGTTGGACGACTCAGTTGAGGAAAATAAGGAGAACCAGTCTAGGGATAAGGAAGGAATACTCTCGCCGACATCAGTATTGACTAACATGACATTAGGATTAAAGCTCTGTTCGCCAAAGAAAGTCAGAAAtttgactagtgtttttcaaaaaatggcagaTGCTAATACTCAAGCTGGTCCATCTCAAAGTACACAGTCTCAATATTACCCAATTTTttatccccaaaaaaaaatttgtgaaaaaagaCTCGAAAAAGAAAGTATTgttaaaaggaaaaaaatgaaagttAGTTCCGATCAAATGTTGCTGGACGCTGGTCAGAAAAAATTCGGTTTAACACAATGCACAGAATGTAATTATGTATATAATGCTGGTGATCCTGACGATGAAAATTTACATGATAACCATCATAATGCTAGATATATCCTCCAGTTCAATGTAAGTAGAGTAATGTTTTTCATCCGGATTAAAATGATTAaccttttttggttttttttttttcatagggttggaagaatgaacgaattgtagctaaaaatgaaggaagaataattcaaatattgcCAGGTGATGGCAAACATTGGACAGACAAAGTTGAACTTGTTCTACAATTCATAAATAGACAAATGGGTTACTATAACATGGATGTTGACACGAGTAGATCAATGGTAAGTTTTTTAAAGTTATTCTTTGAATCGGCTATCTAACAGTTTAAAAAATGTCGAACTATTTATTGACATCCTCATAAATTATACTTTTGAGTACATTATAGTAAATTATTTCTAATGATAACGTTGTTGTTGAAACGGCGTCAAATGTAAATATAGATTATGTTGGCTAGAGAGTGGTTACTTCTACCTCAAGTGAGTATGTACttgttgaaaaattataaaatattttcaggatttacatgaatcattattaaattttatattctcTTTGTTTTAGGTTTTCCTTTACATTTTCAACAAACAAATCATTGGCTGTCTGACTGCTGAGGCCAAAACCACAGCTAACAAGTTATTGACAGCTAGCGTTGAAGTTGATCTGTGCTCTATGGAGGAGTATCCTATTACGTGCGGTGTGTCCAGGATTTGGGTGTTGCCAACTTATCAAAAGAAGGGTATTGCGACTGCAATGATGGAGGCCTTGAGAAAGAATTTTCTACCAAATCGTatgttagaaaaatgtgaaatagCTTTAAGCGCCCCAACTCCAGATGGAAAATTATTCGGTACCAAATATTTTGAAACTGAAAACTTTTATACATACTTGAACTGATTGTGATCTGAAAAGCCATATGTTAATACAAGCCATACTTTTTGTAGTTTTTGTACAAGAGAGAAtcgattaatttattttttcactaATATATTTGTGTCTTATTTTTCCTGATATATCTAAAGGTATACACAatataaatgtttatttttatatattgtttTGTTAGAATAAGATCTGGAAATGTTAgaaaattttttagttttttgtttttattgccaTAAAGTTTTTTTCTCTTGTTATGAGAATGCTAGTGCCAAtgcattgatttttttctatttactGAAATTTGACATTTTGTTTAGTTATTGATTTATTACGAATTGTGGCTTCACTCTAGTTTTTTAAGAATCTCATTTATTataaatgaacattgatatgaTACGAAAATGTTTTATCTTTACTCGAATGAATTGCCATAACATTCCAAAAATTAATGTGAATAAG
It includes:
- the LOC123688654 gene encoding N-acetyltransferase ESCO2, with amino-acid sequence MNEINMDEPNANSPNKHEYSSKIGQRRRALFPEDEPQIMTADANPLGMSPCRFEYQNISRIRSTSLIGMILDSPQKKLTIDNADTSPCKNTKEDDSISFSTLSAILKTPNDSNTYSKEAPKISRRKSVGASSDKEDVSCNKTSKVRTSLFQDIGMTLSTEKFYSSKNSDLIKKKLISPSLSRFKKLDKPKQTKNQQKKIFFGQINAGVKHKIKKKIDKSPKVSKASVSHIKTYKSDLVVKSKFDEFLKDLDEINENKKVKLIQMPQKDQTTSEKNTENTLKRSHDNTEELSSIVENTENTLKRSLDDTEKVPSKKFKSSESNSVNPYVDTDFEVLEEEITVPIESILDRLDDSVEENKENQSRDKEGILSPTSVLTNMTLGLKLCSPKKVRNLTSVFQKMADANTQAGPSQSTQSQYYPIFYPQKKICEKRLEKESIVKRKKMKVSSDQMLLDAGQKKFGLTQCTECNYVYNAGDPDDENLHDNHHNARYILQFNGWKNERIVAKNEGRIIQILPGDGKHWTDKVELVLQFINRQMGYYNMDVDTSRSMVFLYIFNKQIIGCLTAEAKTTANKLLTASVEVDLCSMEEYPITCGVSRIWVLPTYQKKGIATAMMEALRKNFLPNRMLEKCEIALSAPTPDGKLFGTKYFETENFYTYLN